The sequence CTACAGACTCGCCGATGGGGATCCGCAGACGGGCTGGGCCGAGGGGGGCGCGGGCGCGGGTATTGGCGCGGAAGTGATCGTGCCGGCGCTATTGGACACCGTGTACTACTACAGTCCCGATGATGGAGGGGGAGGGCGCTGGACGACGGCCGATCCCCTGGACCTGACCAGGCCTGTCCGGATCTGGGCGGGTTACGGCAGGTCACCCGACCTCTTCGCCGCGAACGCGCGGCCGCAGCGCGTGCGCGTGTCGGTGCTGCGTCTGCGATTGATGCCGGACCCGGATGCGCATGACGCGACCGGGTGCAGTTTTTCCACTTATGTGGAGCCGGTCGTGGTCGCCGAACACGAAGTCGCCCTGCAGGACCTAAACGGCTATCAGGATCTCCCCGTTCCCGGGTTCGATGTCGAATACTACGACGAATACCCCATGGAATGGCTGGAAATGGATGGCGCCGAACGGCACCTGCACCAGCAGCGGGTCGATGCGGGGGAGGCGGCGCCGTACGAGCCCGAACCCTGGCAATACGCGTACGCGCTCAAGCTGACGCTGCTGGATGTATATCCGGGGACCCGACACGAGGACACGGTGATCTCCGAAATCGGCAACGACCCCCGGTTCGAAGCGGCGGGCACGGTCAGCGCGGAGGCCGCCGAACTGTGGGCGGGGACCTGGTACGAACCGTCGGAGACGTCGCTCAGAGACAACGTGTACTTCAGGATCGAGATCTTCGACGCGGACGAACTCGGGTTCGCGTACGAGGCCGAGTACCGGGACATCCCATACGGTCCCAACGCAATCCGGAGCGCGGCCCAGAACGCGCGGTTCGAAGGTCCCGGACGCGCCGTGGATCCCGCGACGGGTCACGTCTTCGTTCTGACCGTCGATCCGGCCGACCCAGGCGCTCGCTCCATCGATGTAGTCGAAGGGGATCCGGGCAGATTGGGATGGTCTCCGGACGAGGACCTCGGGCCTGAGACGTTACAGGGCAGGTGGATCTTCGACAGGCCTGTGTTCCGGACGGGATTC comes from Gemmatimonadota bacterium and encodes:
- a CDS encoding DUF1311 domain-containing protein, translating into MSGFFRVSLLLVAWGCSSPQSEPSANASAAGGAGTVDQNQPGDGWVQPSTTFNFGYCGICPRDPVEDWGSDFSRGFLGEGESCTYAPYRLADGDPQTGWAEGGAGAGIGAEVIVPALLDTVYYYSPDDGGGGRWTTADPLDLTRPVRIWAGYGRSPDLFAANARPQRVRVSVLRLRLMPDPDAHDATGCSFSTYVEPVVVAEHEVALQDLNGYQDLPVPGFDVEYYDEYPMEWLEMDGAERHLHQQRVDAGEAAPYEPEPWQYAYALKLTLLDVYPGTRHEDTVISEIGNDPRFEAAGTVSAEAAELWAGTWYEPSETSLRDNVYFRIEIFDADELGFAYEAEYRDIPYGPNAIRSAAQNARFEGPGRAVDPATGHVFVLTVDPADPGARSIDVVEGDPGRLGWSPDEDLGPETLQGRWIFDRPVFRTGFDCDAAATPVETVICGDATLARGDFEMSELYGELVGSVGADREPPLRADQRDFLARRDSDCRSDNGVDKRCVARLYADRLVVLQRWRDPTLGDGSRFDTRYAMSILDDGGDLRQNTAARLAMYPLQMEEGTAVWGLDASGLLYEQSYIDTRVVWPADVEIQYSDVFYVGTGGEVWTAAHMAPADSVSYSEINAEYGFEPWRIETDAGRDFLTIWGETEEGVPDMVRDWLDRHPIPDLEAWD